A region of the Peredibacter starrii genome:
ACGGAAAGGTACATCGCCCACCTGATTCTGGGCCGAATTAATATTTTCGAGTTTCCCGTAGAGTTTAATTCTTAGATTTAAAAGTCCCACTTGAATTTTTTCTCCAAGAGAATTGAATTCCATGGGGCGAATAGCTCGGGGCCCATTCGGGTGACACATAAAACAAGAGACTTTAAAAGGCACTTCTTTCTCTTTACCGGTGAATTCATTCACACCGGGAGCGAGTTGATAGAAACGAGTCTTTTCATTTTTAACGGTAATGACGAGCTTGTCCCAATTCTCTTTTTTGGGAGTGAGGCCTTCATGACTCTGTCTCATGATCCACACATCTTGACCATCTTTCCATTGCCATGTGATTTCATTGTAAACAATGGCATCTTCTGCGGTTCTTGATTCGGCCGATGCAAAAGTAATAGGTGATGTGAGAAATTTGTAAGATGCGATCACTCCCAAAAAGAGAGTGATCGCAAAAATGGCAATTTTCATTGATAGTCGCAGCTTAAGTAAGTTTCTTTACCATCAAAAGAAAGTTTTGAAGTCATAGTTGTGAAGGACTTATTGTTACAATTACGACGATTACATCCGCCACCTGGCTCATAAAGTTTATAGCTGATAGTAAGATCGGCCTTGGCCCCTTCAGGACTCATCATTTCATACTTATAGATCTTATATAGGGTATCGTTTGTGACTGAATATGCACCGTTAAGTGAAGTTATTTTTCCGTTCTCATTTAATGTTCCAATCGCCTCTTGATTTGATTTGTCCTGAACAGTAATTTGAACTCCCTGCCCATTAGAACAGTTATACCCCGCGACAGCTACCTGAGAAATGAGGGCCAGACCTAAAATTGCTAGAGATTTATACATTTGCCTCTCCTTTTGTTGTTATGTGGCTCTTTTAAGTTACAAATCTTTCTGTTATTTATAAAATTAATTGATTTAATCCAGTCATTAGAATAATTAATAGGTATGAAACTATCTAATTTGGGCCTTATGGCCTTCCATCAATGTGCTGTTAGTCTGAATGTCACTATTGCCGCTGGTAAACTGGGGATTACTCAATCTGCTTTGTCTCAGCGACTTGCTGCGCTGGAGAGTGAATTAGGGGTGACTCTTTTTATCAGAGATCCTAAGGGCCTGATCCTTACTCAAGAAGGAGCACGCCTTCTGCGATACACGCAGTCCTCTGAAGGACTTGAGAATGAACTTTTGGATGAAATAAGAGGTAGTAAGGAACTTGGAGGGGGCATTCGTATCGCGGGTTTTTCTTCGGTATTGCGATCAATGATCATTCCTTCTCTTAGTCCATTTTTAAGAAAACACACCAAGGTCCATGCGGATTTTCAGTCTTATGAAATGCAAGAGCTCCCTAAAGTTCTTCTAACGGGAAGAGCAGATTTTATTATTTTAGACTATGAGATGAATAAAAAAGGCATACTTCAAGAGAATCTTGGTTTTGAGGAGTATGTGGTGATTGAAAGCTCTAAGTACAAGTCTCCGGAAGATGTGTATCTGGATCATGGCCCAGATGACAATGCCACAGAGTCATTCTTTCATTTTCAAAAGAAGTCTCTCCCTTACCGTCGTTCATTTATGGGAGACGTTTATGGGATTATTGAAGGAGTGGAAGAAGGGCTAGGGAGAGCGGTGATGAGTCGACATTTAGTGGAGGACAATAAAAAGGTGAAGATTCTTAAAGGGTATAAACCTTATAAAAGACCAGTGACCCTTCACTATTATGAGAGGGCCTTTTATCCAAAACTTTTCCAAGAGATTGTGCAAAATTTAAAAGGGCCGGCATAACCGGCCCCATATCACTACCATCCACGTGGCAGTTTATATCCCTTAAATCTATTCTTAGCGTATTTTTTGAAACCTTCTGAGTTCAAAGCTTTTTGAACTTCTTGAATATGGGCCGTTTTAACATCGGCCGTTTTCGTCACTGCCCAGTTCACATAAGCATCACTCTTTTCTTGGAAGAGAGCTTCTGTGAGTTTCAGCCCTGAAAGAGTGGCATAGTTACCGTTGATAATGGCAAAGTCCACATCTTCACGAGAGCGCGGAAGTTGGGCCGCCTCAAGTTGCACAATCTTAATCCCTTTCAAGTTCTTCGCGATGTCTCCCGGAGTAACTCTTAAAAGATCTGCTTTCGCAGGAAGCTCAATCCATTTAAGATCAGCAAGGATCACAAGCCCGCGTGCCAGATTGCTTGGATCATTGGGCACTGAAACTGTTGTCCCTGCCTTCACCTGATTAAGCGCTTTTGACTTCCCTGCATAAAGACCCAGTGGAGCAGTTGGAACTTGAGAAAGGGCCGTCAGTTTAAGACCTTTCTCTTCAGCAAATTGATCGAGGTAAGGTTTATGTTGGAAAATATTCACATCAAGTGCACCTTGAGCAAGAGCAATATTTGGTGTCACGTAATCAGAAAATTCTACCAGGCGAACTTTATAGCCTTTCTTTTCAAGTTCTGGACGTAGACCATCTTTCACGAGTTCGGCGAAATCTCCCGGCGTTGTTCCGATCACGATTTCTTTTGAAGAAGGATTGTAAGCAAAGGCATTTAATGAAACTAAGAGTAATGCAATAAAGGTTTTCATTTAGTGACTCCTAACGACGATTAAAGTGAGAGGCGAGACGCCCACCCAATAGTTGAATAATTTGAACTAGCACTATGAGAACGACGATCGTGATGATCATCACATCTGTCTGGAAACGGTAGTAACCATAGCGAATGGCGAGATCTCCAATTCCACCGCCTCCAACAATTCCGGCCGCAGCTGAATATGAAAGAAAACTTACAGTAAGTGTTGTGAAACCAAGAATGAGAGAAGATCTGGCCTCGACAAATAAAACACTGAAGATAATTCTTGGAAGACTTGCTCCCATGGATTCAGCGGCCTCAATT
Encoded here:
- a CDS encoding LysR family transcriptional regulator yields the protein MKLSNLGLMAFHQCAVSLNVTIAAGKLGITQSALSQRLAALESELGVTLFIRDPKGLILTQEGARLLRYTQSSEGLENELLDEIRGSKELGGGIRIAGFSSVLRSMIIPSLSPFLRKHTKVHADFQSYEMQELPKVLLTGRADFIILDYEMNKKGILQENLGFEEYVVIESSKYKSPEDVYLDHGPDDNATESFFHFQKKSLPYRRSFMGDVYGIIEGVEEGLGRAVMSRHLVEDNKKVKILKGYKPYKRPVTLHYYERAFYPKLFQEIVQNLKGPA
- a CDS encoding MetQ/NlpA family ABC transporter substrate-binding protein, with translation MKTFIALLLVSLNAFAYNPSSKEIVIGTTPGDFAELVKDGLRPELEKKGYKVRLVEFSDYVTPNIALAQGALDVNIFQHKPYLDQFAEEKGLKLTALSQVPTAPLGLYAGKSKALNQVKAGTTVSVPNDPSNLARGLVILADLKWIELPAKADLLRVTPGDIAKNLKGIKIVQLEAAQLPRSREDVDFAIINGNYATLSGLKLTEALFQEKSDAYVNWAVTKTADVKTAHIQEVQKALNSEGFKKYAKNRFKGYKLPRGW